A genomic region of Marinobacter szutsaonensis contains the following coding sequences:
- a CDS encoding YdiU family protein, which yields MNDTGFRIEHRYLELPDSFYTRVQPKPLTNARMVTFNHELARQMGFHVSSAEEWTGVGAGTELLEGMDPVAMKYTGHQFGMYNPELGDGRGLLMWETVGPDGRRWDWHLKGAGTTPYSRFGDGRAVLRSTIREYLCSEAMHFLGIPTTRALFMVSARDPIRRETIETAAALMRVAESHIRFGHFEFAAHHEGPEAVKTLIEHVIALHFPHLIDLPDDERHTRWFEEVVERTARLIADWQAVGFCHGVMNSDNMSIIGDTFDYGPYAFLDDFDAGYICNHTDQEGRYAYNRQPQVGFVNCQYLANALLPVMDEDNVRRGLRRYEVIYNERFLQNMRDKLGLAESDDSDLSLIMDTFSMLHEHHVDYTRFFRGLSNLYDKGHDPVRDLFVDRSVADEWLERYEQRLQKETRAHDEREYAMRQVNPKYILRNYLAQQVIQEAQNGDYQPMEELLQVLRRPFDEQPEFEKYAALPPDWGKHLNISCSS from the coding sequence ATGAATGACACAGGTTTCCGGATCGAGCATCGCTACCTGGAGCTTCCGGACAGTTTTTACACCCGGGTACAGCCAAAGCCACTGACCAACGCCAGAATGGTCACCTTTAACCATGAGCTGGCGCGCCAGATGGGCTTTCATGTGAGCTCCGCGGAGGAATGGACCGGCGTCGGGGCCGGCACGGAACTGCTAGAAGGCATGGACCCGGTGGCCATGAAGTACACCGGCCACCAGTTCGGTATGTACAACCCGGAACTGGGGGACGGTCGTGGCCTGCTGATGTGGGAAACCGTCGGCCCCGATGGCCGGCGCTGGGACTGGCACCTAAAGGGCGCCGGCACCACGCCCTACTCCCGCTTCGGCGACGGCCGGGCGGTGTTGCGCTCCACCATCCGGGAATACCTGTGCAGCGAAGCCATGCATTTCCTCGGCATTCCCACCACGCGCGCCCTGTTCATGGTGAGCGCCCGGGATCCGATCCGCCGCGAAACCATCGAGACGGCGGCCGCACTGATGCGGGTGGCCGAGAGCCACATCCGATTCGGCCACTTCGAGTTCGCCGCCCATCATGAAGGACCGGAAGCGGTGAAGACGCTGATCGAGCACGTCATCGCCCTGCACTTCCCGCACCTGATCGATTTACCGGATGACGAACGCCACACCCGCTGGTTCGAGGAAGTGGTGGAGCGAACCGCCCGCCTGATCGCCGACTGGCAGGCGGTGGGTTTCTGCCATGGCGTAATGAACAGCGACAACATGTCCATCATCGGCGATACCTTCGACTATGGCCCCTACGCCTTCCTCGACGACTTCGACGCCGGCTACATCTGCAACCACACGGACCAGGAAGGCCGCTACGCCTACAACCGTCAGCCCCAGGTCGGCTTTGTGAACTGCCAGTACCTGGCCAATGCGCTGTTGCCGGTGATGGATGAAGACAATGTCCGCCGTGGCCTGCGGCGGTACGAGGTGATCTACAACGAACGCTTCCTGCAGAACATGCGCGACAAGCTCGGCCTGGCCGAATCGGATGACTCCGACCTCAGCCTGATCATGGACACCTTCAGCATGCTCCACGAACACCACGTGGACTACACCCGCTTCTTCCGGGGCCTCTCCAACCTCTACGACAAGGGCCATGACCCGGTACGGGACCTGTTCGTGGACCGCAGCGTGGCGGATGAATGGCTCGAACGCTACGAACAACGCCTGCAAAAAGAAACCCGCGCCCACGACGAACGGGAATACGCCATGCGCCAGGTGAACCCGAAATACATCCTGAGAAACTACCTGGCCCAGCAGGTGATTCAGGAGGCGCAGAATGGGGATTACCAGCCGATGGAGGAGCTGTTGCAGGTACTGAGGCGGCCGTTTGATGAGCAGCCGGAGTTTGAGAAGTATGCAGCGCTACCGCCGGATTGGGGGAAGCATTTGAATATCAGTTGTTCCAGCTGA
- a CDS encoding HAD-IIB family hydrolase, translating into MPRPHLILFTDLDGTLLDHEDYSWEAARPALTRVKAAGIPLILNSSKTAAEIAVLRNELGNGDPYIVENGAAVVIPAGIFGNSSEQVVNFGASRAVVLSALDRLRAAGARFRGFEDMSAEELADVTGLDVTAASRAMQRHGTEPLIWEGTEEELSQFEASLASDNLRLVQGGRFWHAMGIFDKADGARFLLGKYQERYGREPVLAIALGDSPNDQGMLEASDVPVVIRGVNSESVQLPSDRRPIRSLRSGPEGWNDCVLNLLLEYGY; encoded by the coding sequence ATGCCCAGGCCCCACCTGATTCTGTTTACCGATCTTGATGGCACATTGCTGGACCACGAGGACTACTCCTGGGAGGCCGCCCGGCCTGCCCTGACCAGGGTAAAAGCGGCCGGAATCCCCCTGATCCTCAACTCCAGCAAGACCGCGGCGGAGATCGCAGTACTCCGGAACGAGCTGGGCAATGGCGATCCCTACATTGTCGAAAACGGTGCAGCGGTCGTCATTCCGGCCGGCATTTTCGGCAATTCCTCCGAACAGGTGGTGAATTTTGGCGCATCCCGGGCTGTGGTGTTGTCGGCATTGGATCGGTTACGGGCCGCCGGTGCACGCTTTCGGGGCTTTGAGGACATGTCAGCGGAGGAGTTGGCGGATGTCACGGGCCTGGATGTCACCGCGGCGTCGCGGGCGATGCAACGGCACGGCACCGAGCCGCTGATCTGGGAAGGTACCGAGGAGGAGCTGAGCCAATTCGAGGCCTCTCTTGCGTCTGACAACCTGCGCCTGGTGCAGGGTGGCCGCTTCTGGCACGCCATGGGGATCTTCGACAAGGCCGATGGGGCCCGTTTCTTGCTGGGTAAATACCAGGAGCGTTATGGCCGCGAACCGGTCCTGGCCATCGCACTGGGTGACAGCCCGAATGATCAGGGCATGCTGGAGGCGTCCGATGTACCGGTGGTGATCCGGGGCGTCAACAGCGAGAGTGTCCAGCTGCCGTCTGACCGCCGGCCCATACGCTCCCTCAGATCCGGCCCTGAAGGCTGGAATGACTGTGTACTCAATCTGCTGCTTGAGTACGGGTATTAA
- a CDS encoding glycosyl transferase has product MGDFYQNGIVTTLHNLVRRPVEEMEAELMNFRKARPMSLVLPSLYSELEGPALKNIVSELTRVPYLDQIVIGLDRADEQQYRHALEYFSELPQEFKVLWNDGPRLRALDLKLREQNLAPTEMGKGRNVWYCFGYVLASGVSKSVALHDCDILTYSRDLVARLIYPVANPAFNYMFCKGYYARVADSKMNGRVSRLLVTPLIRALKKVCGPSDFLDYLDSYRYPLAGEFSFRTDVINDLRIPSDWGLEIGVLSEMKRNYATNRLCQVDIADTYDHKHQELSPEDASRGLSKMSVDIAKALFRKLATNGEIFSNEKFRTIKATYFRIALDFVETYQNDAVMNGLTFDRHKEEKAVELFAQNVMRAGSYFLDNPMDTPFIPSWNRVTSAIPDIKEQLLEAVELDNEEYRP; this is encoded by the coding sequence ATGGGCGACTTTTACCAGAACGGCATAGTTACCACGTTGCATAACCTTGTCCGCCGGCCCGTTGAGGAGATGGAGGCGGAGCTGATGAACTTCCGCAAGGCCCGGCCCATGTCCCTTGTGCTGCCTTCGTTATATTCAGAGCTGGAAGGGCCGGCGTTAAAGAACATTGTCAGCGAGTTGACCAGGGTGCCTTACCTTGACCAGATCGTGATCGGGCTGGACCGCGCCGATGAGCAGCAATACCGGCATGCGCTTGAGTATTTCTCAGAACTGCCGCAGGAGTTCAAAGTGCTCTGGAACGATGGTCCGCGCCTGCGCGCCCTCGACCTCAAACTGCGGGAGCAGAACCTGGCGCCCACCGAGATGGGCAAGGGCCGGAACGTCTGGTACTGCTTTGGCTATGTGCTGGCCTCCGGCGTCAGTAAATCCGTGGCGCTCCACGACTGTGACATCCTGACCTATTCCCGGGACCTGGTGGCCCGCCTGATCTACCCGGTCGCTAATCCCGCCTTCAACTATATGTTCTGCAAGGGCTATTACGCCCGGGTGGCGGACTCCAAAATGAATGGTCGGGTCAGCCGGTTGCTGGTGACGCCGTTGATCCGGGCCCTCAAGAAAGTTTGTGGCCCCAGCGATTTTCTGGATTACCTGGACAGCTACCGCTACCCACTGGCCGGCGAGTTCTCATTCCGCACCGACGTCATCAATGACCTGCGCATTCCCAGTGACTGGGGCCTGGAGATTGGCGTGCTGTCCGAGATGAAGCGCAACTACGCTACCAACCGCCTGTGCCAGGTGGACATCGCCGATACCTACGATCACAAACACCAGGAACTGTCCCCGGAAGATGCCAGTCGCGGGCTGTCCAAGATGAGCGTGGACATCGCCAAGGCCCTGTTCCGCAAGCTGGCGACCAACGGCGAGATCTTCTCCAATGAGAAGTTCCGTACCATCAAGGCGACTTATTTCCGGATTGCCCTGGATTTCGTGGAAACCTACCAGAACGATGCGGTCATGAACGGCCTGACCTTCGATCGGCACAAGGAAGAAAAGGCGGTGGAGCTGTTCGCTCAGAACGTCATGCGTGCCGGCTCATACTTCCTCGATAACCCCATGGACACGCCGTTCATCCCGAGCTGGAACCGCGTCACCAGTGCCATTCCGGATATCAAGGAACAACTGCTGGAAGCGGTGGAGCTGGACAACGAGGAGTACCGGCCATGA
- a CDS encoding sugar phosphorylase: MSQPLKAKLVGMLEVVYPELDCDFLAEQLLGTMELAPNREPPPAHQNNWDESDIVLITYADTVQREGEKPLQTLHRFLEDCLAETVSAVHILPFFPYSSDDGFSVMDYLAVNESHGSWSDVENIAGDFKLMADLVINHMSARSRWFENFRKRVDPGKDYFFEGNPKDDLSAVVRPRTSPLLTPVQTEEGERYVWCTFSEDQVDLNFANPKVLIEFAGIIKQYLEHGVVMFRLDAVAFLWKEPGTPCIHLQQTHELIKILRLLIEHHTPDAVVITETNVPNRENLTYFGNANEAHVIYNFSLPPLLINTLVTGNCRHLKTWLMSMPPAQMGTTYLNFIASHDGIGMRPTDGLLEDDEKQRLINTMESFGGKVSYRRTADGRDQPYEINIALWDALKGTAEGGADHCQLQRFLCAHTIMLALEGIPAFYIHSLLGTENDYARVENTGRLRSINRGQWQLDKLEEELENPLCHHSKVYHELKRLIGIRRSQSAFHPNATQFTLHLGLQLFGFWRQSMRRDQSVFCIHNISNEVQQVALSDINLIGTDHWVDLISGMAIDDLSGSITLKPYQSVWLSNQTGG; the protein is encoded by the coding sequence ATGAGCCAGCCTCTCAAGGCCAAACTGGTCGGCATGCTGGAGGTGGTGTACCCGGAACTGGACTGCGATTTCCTGGCGGAACAGCTGCTGGGCACCATGGAGCTGGCCCCGAACCGGGAGCCGCCACCGGCACACCAGAACAACTGGGACGAGTCGGATATTGTGCTGATCACCTATGCCGATACCGTCCAGCGTGAGGGTGAGAAGCCGCTGCAGACTCTGCACCGGTTTCTCGAAGATTGTCTGGCCGAGACGGTTTCGGCGGTCCACATCCTGCCGTTCTTCCCGTACAGCTCCGACGACGGCTTCTCCGTCATGGACTACCTGGCGGTGAACGAGTCCCATGGCTCCTGGAGTGATGTCGAGAACATCGCCGGCGACTTCAAGCTGATGGCGGACCTGGTGATCAACCACATGTCCGCGCGCAGCCGCTGGTTCGAGAACTTCCGCAAGCGTGTAGATCCGGGCAAGGATTATTTCTTTGAAGGAAACCCGAAGGATGATCTGAGTGCCGTGGTCCGGCCCAGAACTTCACCACTGTTGACCCCGGTGCAGACTGAGGAGGGGGAACGGTACGTCTGGTGTACCTTCAGTGAAGATCAGGTGGACCTGAACTTTGCCAACCCCAAAGTGCTGATCGAGTTTGCCGGTATCATCAAACAGTATCTGGAGCACGGCGTGGTCATGTTCAGGCTCGATGCCGTGGCGTTTCTCTGGAAAGAGCCCGGCACGCCCTGCATTCACCTTCAGCAGACCCACGAGCTCATCAAGATTCTGCGGCTTCTCATCGAGCACCATACGCCGGACGCGGTGGTGATCACGGAAACCAACGTGCCCAACCGGGAGAACCTGACCTATTTCGGGAACGCCAACGAAGCCCATGTGATCTACAACTTCTCCCTGCCGCCCTTGCTCATCAACACCCTGGTGACGGGAAACTGCCGGCATCTCAAGACCTGGCTGATGAGCATGCCGCCGGCGCAGATGGGGACCACCTACCTGAACTTCATCGCCTCTCACGACGGCATCGGCATGCGGCCGACGGACGGGCTGCTGGAGGACGACGAGAAACAGCGCCTGATCAATACCATGGAGTCGTTCGGTGGCAAGGTCTCCTACCGACGCACCGCCGATGGCCGTGATCAGCCGTACGAGATAAACATTGCCCTGTGGGATGCCCTGAAAGGCACGGCGGAGGGTGGGGCGGATCACTGCCAGCTGCAGAGATTCCTGTGTGCGCACACCATCATGCTGGCACTGGAGGGAATTCCGGCTTTCTACATTCACAGCCTACTGGGCACGGAAAACGATTACGCCAGGGTGGAGAACACCGGCCGGCTGAGATCCATTAACCGGGGTCAATGGCAGCTGGACAAACTGGAGGAAGAACTGGAGAACCCGCTGTGCCACCACAGCAAGGTCTACCACGAACTGAAACGCCTGATCGGCATCCGCCGCAGCCAGTCAGCCTTCCACCCCAACGCCACCCAGTTCACCCTCCACCTGGGCCTGCAACTCTTCGGCTTCTGGCGCCAAAGCATGCGCCGCGACCAGTCCGTATTCTGCATTCACAACATCAGCAACGAAGTGCAGCAGGTAGCGCTCAGCGACATCAACCTTATCGGCACCGACCACTGGGTAGACCTGATCTCCGGCATGGCAATCGATGACCTCTCCGGCAGCATCACCCTGAAGCCCTACCAGAGCGTCTGGCTCTCCAACCAAACCGGAGGCTGA
- a CDS encoding NADP-dependent oxidoreductase, with translation MSEYKNRAIVLKNRPAGEIQDGDLVMEERPVRAPGDGEVVAKVLWLSLDPYMRPRMNDAKGYMDPIGIDEVIVGESVAQVVESRSDKLKVGDLVTCYSGWQEYVTFPADAPMVYKIQQKEGVPLQTYLGVAGMPGRTGYCGLMYVGKPQPGETVVVSAASGPVGTVVGQTAKIEGCRVVGVAGGPEKCRFVVEELGFDACVDYKAGNLEADLKAACPDGIDIYFENVGGAVTRAVAPLLNPGARVPICGYVSAYNAKDMTEVETPFHVLKALDPVPEHRFFLVTEWQDRHQEITDILASRVASGELKYRETVAEGLENAVDAFKGMLKGRNFGKQLVRVSG, from the coding sequence GTGAGCGAATACAAGAATCGAGCAATCGTGTTGAAGAATCGGCCCGCGGGGGAAATTCAGGACGGTGATCTGGTCATGGAGGAGCGGCCAGTTCGGGCACCGGGGGATGGTGAAGTGGTTGCCAAGGTGCTTTGGCTGTCGCTGGATCCCTACATGCGGCCCCGGATGAATGATGCCAAGGGGTATATGGACCCGATCGGGATTGACGAGGTGATTGTGGGCGAGAGTGTCGCGCAGGTGGTCGAGTCCCGGTCCGACAAGCTGAAGGTGGGTGATCTGGTCACTTGCTATTCCGGTTGGCAGGAGTATGTGACCTTCCCTGCTGATGCGCCGATGGTTTACAAGATTCAGCAGAAGGAAGGCGTTCCACTGCAGACTTACCTGGGTGTAGCCGGTATGCCGGGGCGCACGGGGTATTGCGGCCTGATGTATGTGGGCAAGCCCCAGCCGGGAGAGACTGTGGTGGTTTCTGCGGCTTCCGGGCCGGTGGGTACGGTGGTTGGCCAGACGGCCAAAATTGAAGGTTGCCGAGTGGTTGGTGTGGCCGGTGGTCCCGAGAAATGCCGTTTTGTGGTCGAGGAGCTGGGGTTTGATGCCTGTGTCGATTACAAGGCCGGCAACCTGGAGGCGGATCTGAAGGCGGCTTGCCCGGACGGGATCGATATCTATTTCGAGAACGTGGGTGGTGCGGTGACCCGCGCGGTGGCGCCGTTGCTCAACCCCGGAGCGCGGGTGCCGATCTGTGGGTATGTGTCCGCTTACAATGCGAAAGACATGACCGAAGTGGAGACGCCGTTCCATGTGCTTAAAGCCCTGGATCCGGTGCCGGAGCATCGGTTTTTCCTGGTGACTGAGTGGCAGGATAGGCATCAGGAGATTACCGATATTCTGGCGTCCCGGGTGGCCAGTGGGGAGTTGAAGTATCGTGAGACTGTGGCCGAGGGGCTGGAGAATGCGGTGGACGCTTTCAAGGGGATGTTGAAGGGGCGGAATTTCGGGAAGCAGTTGGTTCGGGTTTCGGGGTGA
- the tssI gene encoding type VI secretion system tip protein TssI/VgrG encodes MPQASGLQFTARVGDFPSDHFAVVAFALTESLSELFQGRLELASTDPDVSAEAMLEQPVDLVVWQDGQTLRRFTGVVNEFARGDTGHRRTRYEVLFQPPLWRLGLMHNSRIFQGQGSETIVRTLLEERGIVETIFDLKRAPEEREYCVQHRESDLAFIERLAAEEGWHYRYQHGSVDGEEQPALVFSDHHGDAPKLAPAPYNGRAGGSTRKPCIFRFRYQERIRAASVALKDYTFKNPAYALMHEQGAADLNHREDYQHYDYPGRYKADASGQPFTRARLDALRNDASTGHGESNRPDFTPGARVPLTDHDNEALNREWLLMAVTHTGKQPQALEEESGQEPTSYHNFFNVVPADRTWRPRTLHKPLMDGPQIAIVTGPEGEEIHCDEHGRVKVRFPWDRRLRPSEVESGKNDEHSSAWLRVSQGWAGGQYGFMALPRIGHEVIVSFLDGDPDQPIITGRTYHATNQPPYELPAHKTRTTLKTKTHKGEGSNELRFEDEAGEEQIYLHAQKDLDLVTEHNRTEVIRNDSHRTVEGQIYSHVKGTEHCTTNGEKRVSIGADCSQTITGTFHQKTGQVMASEAGTEVHHKSGAKVVIDAGAELTIAGGGSFIKLDASGVTLSGPGIKINSGGAPGRGSGQYASLPELPQLLEGIPEESVSSAELATVDQRQTAGPDNVVHDGYTTPEGMLIVDIIGGQSTPEEVTVETISDKGSKE; translated from the coding sequence ATGCCCCAGGCAAGCGGACTGCAGTTCACCGCCCGTGTCGGTGACTTCCCCTCTGATCATTTCGCCGTGGTCGCCTTCGCGCTGACCGAGAGCCTTTCCGAGCTGTTCCAGGGCCGACTGGAACTGGCCAGTACCGACCCCGACGTCTCTGCCGAAGCCATGCTGGAACAACCCGTCGACCTGGTGGTCTGGCAGGACGGCCAAACCCTGCGCCGATTCACCGGCGTGGTCAACGAATTCGCCCGGGGCGATACCGGCCATCGCCGCACCCGATACGAGGTGCTGTTCCAGCCTCCGCTCTGGCGCCTCGGCCTGATGCACAACAGCCGCATCTTCCAGGGCCAGGGCAGTGAGACCATCGTTCGCACCCTGCTGGAAGAACGGGGCATCGTGGAGACCATCTTCGATCTGAAACGAGCCCCGGAAGAGCGGGAATATTGCGTCCAGCACCGGGAAAGCGACCTGGCCTTTATCGAGAGACTCGCTGCCGAGGAAGGCTGGCACTACCGCTACCAGCACGGTAGCGTGGATGGAGAAGAGCAGCCGGCCCTGGTGTTTTCCGATCACCACGGTGATGCCCCGAAACTGGCGCCGGCACCTTACAACGGGCGGGCCGGGGGCAGCACCCGGAAGCCGTGCATCTTCCGCTTCCGGTACCAGGAACGGATCCGGGCCGCCTCGGTGGCCCTCAAGGACTACACCTTCAAAAATCCCGCCTACGCCCTGATGCACGAGCAGGGCGCGGCCGACCTGAACCACCGGGAAGACTACCAGCACTACGACTACCCCGGCCGCTACAAGGCCGATGCCAGTGGTCAGCCCTTCACCCGGGCCCGCCTGGATGCCCTGAGAAACGATGCGTCCACCGGCCACGGCGAGAGCAACCGGCCGGATTTCACCCCCGGTGCCAGAGTCCCGCTCACTGACCACGACAACGAGGCCTTGAACCGGGAGTGGCTGCTCATGGCCGTCACCCACACCGGCAAGCAACCCCAGGCCCTGGAAGAGGAGAGCGGCCAGGAGCCGACCTCCTACCATAACTTCTTCAATGTGGTTCCGGCGGATAGAACCTGGCGACCAAGAACTCTGCACAAACCCCTGATGGACGGCCCCCAGATCGCTATCGTCACCGGTCCGGAGGGCGAGGAAATCCACTGCGACGAACACGGCCGGGTGAAGGTCCGGTTTCCGTGGGATCGGCGCCTGCGGCCAAGCGAGGTAGAGAGCGGGAAGAACGACGAACACAGCAGTGCCTGGCTCCGAGTCAGTCAAGGCTGGGCCGGCGGCCAATACGGCTTCATGGCGCTACCCCGCATCGGCCACGAAGTCATCGTCAGCTTTCTGGACGGCGATCCGGATCAGCCCATCATCACCGGCCGCACCTACCACGCCACCAATCAGCCACCGTACGAACTACCGGCGCACAAAACCCGCACCACCCTGAAAACCAAGACTCACAAGGGCGAGGGCAGCAACGAGCTGCGCTTCGAAGACGAGGCCGGAGAAGAACAGATCTACCTCCACGCCCAGAAAGACCTCGACCTGGTCACCGAGCACAACCGCACCGAGGTAATCCGGAACGACAGTCACCGAACCGTGGAGGGGCAGATCTACAGCCATGTGAAGGGCACGGAGCACTGCACGACCAATGGGGAAAAAAGGGTGTCTATAGGGGCCGACTGCAGCCAGACCATAACCGGCACGTTCCACCAGAAAACCGGCCAGGTCATGGCCTCCGAGGCCGGTACCGAAGTTCACCACAAGTCTGGCGCCAAGGTCGTCATCGATGCAGGAGCAGAACTCACCATTGCCGGCGGCGGTAGCTTCATTAAGCTGGACGCCAGTGGCGTCACTCTCAGTGGGCCGGGAATAAAGATCAATTCCGGAGGCGCGCCAGGAAGGGGTTCCGGCCAGTATGCGAGCCTCCCGGAGCTGCCTCAGCTGCTTGAGGGTATTCCTGAGGAATCGGTCAGTTCCGCAGAACTGGCGACCGTGGATCAGCGCCAGACGGCCGGCCCGGATAACGTCGTCCATGACGGATATACAACGCCGGAAGGGATGTTGATCGTGGACATTATCGGTGGCCAATCGACACCGGAAGAAGTAACCGTTGAAACCATTTCGGATAAGGGGTCAAAGGAATGA